Proteins from a genomic interval of Cyprinus carpio isolate SPL01 chromosome A21, ASM1834038v1, whole genome shotgun sequence:
- the LOC109103411 gene encoding SH2 domain-containing protein 1A-like, whose protein sequence is MESLSVYHGAISRETCEMRLYEAGKDGSYLIRDSESVPGAYCLCVLCNGFVYTYRLQRDAEGSWAAETAPGHTKRLFRKVKNLISAFEKPDQGIAIPLRYPVTVKKPC, encoded by the exons ATGGAATCACTGTCTGTGTATCACGGGGCCATCAGCCGAGAGACGTGCGAGATGCGTCTGTATGAAGCGGGTAAAGACGGCAGCTATTTAATTCGAGACAGTGAGAGTGTTCCCGGCGCATACTGCCTCTGCGTTCT GTGTAATGGTTTCGTCTACACATACCGGCTCCAGAGAGACGCGGAGGGCTCCTGGGCGGCTGAG ACAGCACCAGGTCACACTAAACGCTTGTTCCGAAAAGTCAAGAATTTGATCAGCGCCTTTGAGAAACCGGACCAGGGCATCGCCATTCCGCTCCGCTACCCCGTGACTGTCAAGAAGCCCTGCTAG